The Solanum lycopersicum chromosome 6, SLM_r2.1 genome has a window encoding:
- the LOC101247336 gene encoding bidirectional sugar transporter SWEET11-like, which produces MINMILLGEILIKLAMTVSFIVFLAPLPTFYNIYKKKSTEGYQSIPYVVALCSAMILIYYVILLGGLVEVIIINAIGVFIETIYIIFYIFYAPKKAKVQTVKLLLLFLVVGFGGVFLIAQFLLKGAIRTKIVGRISTAFSICTFAAPLCILKKVIKTKNVECMPFLLSFFLTISAVLWFFYGVIKKNYVIYAPNILGFTLGVIQMVLYVVYKKYKKEDNVIKEQKLSELLQNHVIILDDGKKLPQLTQEQIIDIWKLGTLIYSEKLNASAADVDNNRPKLAN; this is translated from the exons aTGATTAACATGATTCTCTTGggtgaaattttaattaaacttg CCATGACCGTCTCGTTCATTGTGTTCCTTGCACCATT GCCAACgttttataatatttacaagAAGAAATCAACAGAAGGCTatcaatcaattccatatgtgGTTGCTCTATGTAGTGCAATGATTTTGATATACTATGTAATTCTTCTAGGCGGATTGGTTGAGGTTATCATAATAAACGCCATTGGTGTCTTTATTGAAACAATTTACATCATTTTCTACATTTTCTATGCACCAAAGAAAGCCaag GTCCAAACTGTAAAGctacttcttttatttttggttgttgggtttggaggagttttcctcATCGCTCAGTTTCTATTAAAAGGAGCAATTCGTACCAAAATTGTTGGACGGATATCTACTGCGTTTTCAATATGTACGTTTGCAGCACCTCTATGCATACTG aaaaaagttattaaaacAAAGAATGTGGAATGCATGCCATTCCTCCTATCGTTTTTCCTCACAATAAGTGCTGTTCTGTGGTTCTTCTATGGTGTTATTAAGAAAAACTATGTCATTTAT GCACCAAACATCTTAGGATTCACTCTTGGTGTGATCCAAATGGTGCTATATGTGGTGtacaaaaaatacaagaaagagGACAATGTTATAAAGGAGCAGAAACTTTCAGAGTTACTACAAAATCATGTGATAATATTAGATGATGGGAAAAAGCTTCCTCAATTAACTCAAGAACAAATTATTGACATTTGGAAGCTTGGTACACTCATTTACTCTGAGAAACTTAATGCAAGTGCAGCTGATGTTGACAATAATAGGCCAAAACTTGCAaactaa